One Solea senegalensis isolate Sse05_10M linkage group LG13, IFAPA_SoseM_1, whole genome shotgun sequence DNA segment encodes these proteins:
- the LOC122779638 gene encoding E3 ubiquitin/ISG15 ligase TRIM25-like, which yields MAHIAAQLDQELFCCSICKDLLKDPVTISCGHSYCLSCLKIHWDAEDTKKVYSCPDCEQTFTPRPVLEKHAVLAGLVEELKKISLQAAPADHCYAGPGDVACDFCTGTRLKAVKFCLVCVFSYCEKHLQPHKELSALKKHTLVDPFQDRQDNICSHHGEVMEMFCRTDQQRICYLCSVHQHKGHNTVGENKKERTVNQRKINSSRRKLRQKLHAKQEDVKALARKVEVFTSSADKEVEETERVFNERINFLQKRRSEVHQLIRSWQAAEVKRVNERQEKVEQELAELKRKEADLLAQREALNEYPE from the coding sequence ATGGCACACATTGCAGCTCAGCTGGATCAGGAACTCTTCTGCTGTTCTATCTGCAAGGATCTGCTGAAGGATCCAGTGACTATTTCCTGTGGACACAGCTACTGTTTGAGTTGTCTTAAAATTCACTGGGACGCAGAGGACACGAAGAAAGTCTACAGCTGCCCCGACTGTGAACAAACCTTCACACCGAGGCCTGTCCTGGAAAAACACGCCGTACTAGCTGGTttagtggaggagctgaagaagatcAGTCTCcaagctgctcctgctgatcACTGCTATGCTGGACCTGGAGACGTGGCGTGTGATTTCTGCACTGGGACGAGACTGAAAGCTGTCAAGTTCTGTTTGGTGTGCGTGTTTTCGTACTGTGAGAAACACCTCCAGCCACATAAGGAGTTATCTGCGTTAAAGAAACACACGCTGGTGGACCCCTTCCAGGATCGCCAGGACAACATCTGCTCTCATCATGGTGAGGTGATGGAGATGTTCTGCCGCACCGATCAGCAGCGCATCTGTTACCTCTGCTCCGTGCATCAGCACAAAGGCCACAACACAGTGGGGGAGAATAAGAAGGAAAGGACTGTGAATCAGCGAAAGATCAACTCGAGCCGACGAAAGCTCCGGCAGAAACTCCATGCCAAACAGGAGGACGTGAAGGCACTTGCAAGGAAGGTGGAGGTCTTCACTTCCTCTGCTGATAAGGAAGTGGAGGAGACCGAGAGGGTCTTCAATGAGCGGATCAATTTCTTGCAAAAAAGAAGATCGGAGGTGCATCAACTGATCAGATCCTGGCAGGCAGCGGAAGTGAAGCGAGTAAATGAGCGTCAGGAGAAGGTGGAGCAGGAGCTCGCCGAGCTCAAGAGGAAAGAGGCTGACCTTCTCGCACAGAGAGAAGCTCTCAATGAGTATCCTGAGTAG